A genome region from Deltaproteobacteria bacterium includes the following:
- a CDS encoding ferrous iron transport protein A translates to MTLDDLKTGERGRVIRIIAKGAFKQRLLDMGFTAGTLVDVVKYAPLLDPVEYVVKGYHVSLRHEEAALILVDPA, encoded by the coding sequence ATGACACTCGACGATCTCAAAACCGGTGAGCGAGGGCGCGTCATAAGGATCATCGCCAAGGGAGCATTCAAACAGAGACTTCTCGATATGGGTTTCACCGCAGGAACCCTTGTCGATGTCGTCAAATATGCCCCGCTACTCGATCCCGTCGAATATGTGGTCAAGGGTTACCACGTCAGCCTGCGCCATGAAGAGGCAGCGCTGATCCTTGTGGATCCCGCCTGA